The Bernardetia sp. ABR2-2B DNA window TGTATTTTTTAAGTGTACAATCTCATTGAATAAGATAATTCCAATTACAGACATAAAAGCCCCCGGAACGCCATGTCCTGTACAATCTACGGCAGCAATAATTTTTTTAGTAACCTCTCCACGCTGCAACTCAATAGGCGAACGACGAGGAAGAATAGAAGGAGCAGCCGTTTGGATGGTCGCTGTCCAATAAAAATCTCCACTTACAATATCTTTAGGACGAAAAATAACAAAATGCTTTTCGAAGGTTTGATATAATGTCTCATCAGAAGGCAAAATAGCTTGTTGAATTTTTTCAGCATAACGAATCGAATCCGTCATTTTCTTGTGTTGATGTGAGATTTCATCAGCTTGTGATTGCAGTTGTTCGCTTTGAGACAGAATTTCTACTTGTTTCTCTTCTAAAAGAATCGTTTTTTCAGTCAAATCATTGGTTCTTTCAACTACTTTTTCTTCTAATTCTTTATTTTTTGCTTCAATAAGTGCTTGTTTTTCTCGTTCCTGTTTGAGTTTATTATGAATAAGCTGTTTTCTAGTTTGATTAAATGTGGCAGCCAAACCATACGAAAAAAGAGCCATTTGGAGTGTAATACTCGCCAAAACAACCGTTTCTAAATACCTTGTTGCATCAATAAAAAGCAGAAGTTCTAAAGAATAAATTGTGATAGCAATGACAAAAAATGAGTTTGCCCAAAGAAAGTATTTTACATTTTTATGTCCTTCATTATATGTCTTAAAACCTGCAAAAAGCAATGAAATCAGGGCAAGAGGTAAAATAATAGTTGTTAATACTCTTCCCAAATGCCAAAAACGCAAGAAGTACAAAACTGTAATCCCCAAAGTAACATACACCAAAAACTGAATAAAACGATGCCAACGAGGCGAAAAGATAATAGTTTTGAGATGGTCTTTTCCAAACATCAGCAATGCAAAGACGGACAAAATTCCACTAAAAAGTCGTATGCCAACATCAAGACGAGGATATTCCATCAAAAAGAGTTCTCCAAGCTGCCCAATATTACTGAATATGTAAAGAAAAACTAAGAAATTATAGACAACATAAAACAAATACTGCCTATCTCTAAGGGCAATAAAAACAAGTAAATTGTAGATAAGCATTACCCAGATAGCTCCATAAAAAAAGTTATGAAAACTACGAGCCGTTAGAAATTCTTTTTCATAACCATCTAGCGTATAGGCTGTAAACCAACGGCGAAGAGAATAACGTGTGTCTTGCTCCGAGAGTTTGGTGCTGCTATGCAAACGAAAATAAAATGTTTTGGTACTTAGTGCTGGAATTTCCAAAGCAGAAACCGATATACCTCCTCTTTTTACACTTCTTTCAGAACGAGGAATAAGAGAACCTCCTATTTGTGTAGAAAAAATGCCTTCTGTTTCCTCCATAAAAAGTGTTACCGAATCTATAAAACCAGTCGGTACAAGCAACTTTTGGGTAGAATAATGAGGATTTTTGATAGAAAGACGTAGCCAATAAGTTGGCACCTCTTCTGTAATTTCGTGAAGTTGATAAGGCGAAAAATTATATGGATTGAGTGCTTCAAATGTATAACTATTGTTTATATCCTTAAAAACATCAAAATAATTATCCAACTCATACTCTTCTTTCAATGAATCCAAAACAAGCAAACGCTCTTCATTGACGTTCTTTAAAAAGGGTTGGGCAAACGAAAAATTAAAGAAAGAAGCAGAAAACACAAAAGTCATCAAGACAAAACCAAGTAAATTGACTTTAATATTCAGATTAGGTTTATATTTTTTTGCTCTTATTTTTTTCATCTGTAAGGGAAAACATTAGCTTTTGGGGTTCTTCTATGCAAATTACATGATTTTAGTGGGGAATGAAAGATTAAAATGTTTTAGATGAAAACAATACTTGTGTACATAGTTAATTTTGCGAACTCTCTCTTGATCCTTAGACTTCTCGTAGTTTTCTTTAGTTTTTTTCCAATCAACAAATAAAAATACATTTACACTTCTGTCAGAATCGTAAACTTCTCCTGTGTTCTCTATACCCTTCAATAGAATAATACTTTTTGTTTTGGAAAATAGTCTTGATAAGAAAAATTACCTTGGCTATGAACAGTAGAACTAAACACGACTGAAAAGATAAATACATTTTTTTATTTTACGTCTGTGTGTTGTTAAAATTTTACTCAAAAAAAACCCTAAGAATCTTCAAAGAATCTTAGGGTTTAAATTTTATTTAATTAATCCCCAAATCAGTAATCTGTTTTTGAATTTTTTCTTGAAGCTCTTTTTTTACTTTTTCATAATTCTCTGTTTTGTCTAAATTATCTTTTACAGAAAAATAGAATTTTATTTTTGGTTCTGTTCCCGATGGTCGCATACTTATTTTACTTCCATCTTCTATATAAAAAGCAAGTACATTTGATTTTGGCAAATCAGTTTCCATCGGCTTAGAAGTTCCTTTCTGCACCTCTAAAATAGTTTGATTTTGATAATCATAGACAGATAATAAATTACTTCCTGCTAGTTTTTTCGGAGGGTTTTCTCTAAATGTTTTCATCATTTCTTCTATCTGCGCTGCGCCTTGTTGTCCTTTTTTGGTTATAGAAACTAACTCTTCTAGATAAAAACCGTATTCTTTGTAAATCTCAATCAGCCATTCGAAAAGAGAAAAACCTTTGTCTTTTGCATAGGCTGCCAAAAGCGCAATACTTGCACACGAAGCAACTCCATCTTTATCACGAACTTCATCGCCAATTAAATAACCGTAACTTTCCTCTCCTCCCAAAATAAATTCTTCATTTGGGTTTTCTTGTTTTTTATGCTCAATAAGCGCAGCAATATGTTTGAAACCAGTCAGCGTATCATAAATATTGACACCATATTTTTGAGTGATTTCCTTGATTAGCTCTGTCGTTACGATAGTTTTGATGACCATCTGATTGCCATTGAGCTTGTCAGCATTTTTCCACACTTCCAAATTATAGGCTACCAATAAAGCAAGTGTTTGATTTCCATTCATCAAAACATATTCTCCTTCCTTATTTTTTACTGCAATTCCTACACGGTCAGCATCTGGGTCGGTTGCCATCACAACATCGGCATCTACTTCTTTTGCTTTTTTGAGAGCTAAAGTCATTGCTTCGGCTTCTTCTGGGTTTGGGTAAACTACTGTCGGAAAGTTTCCGTCTGCTAAAGCCTGTTCTTCTACTACGTGTATATTTTCAAATCTCAATTTTCTCAATGCCTTTGGCACAAGTGTAATTCCTGTTCCGTGAATTGGTGTATAAACGATTGATAAATCTTTTTGACGTTGTACAACCTCTCTTGTCTTTTTATCAGCTAGAGGTTCTAAGATTTGATACAAATACTCTTTATCAATCCCTTCTCCTATATTTGCTACCAAGCTTTCATTGCGTTCAAATTTTATTTCATCTACACTTTTTATTGCCTGTACTTCTGCAATAATATTTTTGTCGTGAGGAGTAACTACTTGCCCACCATCTTCCCAATAGGCTTTATAACCGTTGTATTCCTTCGGATTATGAGAAGCTGTCAGGACAACACCACTCTTGCAACCCAAATGGCGAATCGTAAAAGAAAGCTCTGGAGTAGGACGCATCGCTGTAAATAAAAATACCTTTATTCCATTTGCAGAAAAAACATCAGCCACAACATTTGCAAATTCAGGCGAATTATTACGGCTATCATAAGCAACAGCAACTTTTATTTCTTTTTCGTTTGGAAATGATTTTTTGAGATAATTTGAAAGTCCTTGTGTAGCTGCACCAACTGTATAACGATTTACTCGGTTTGTGCCAACGCCCATAAGTCCACGAAGTCCACCTGTTCCAAATTCTAAATCTTTATAGAAAGCATCTGTAAGGTCAGTTTCAGATAATTTTTTGATGGCTTCTTTTGTTTCATTGTCATAGTTTCCTTCTAACCAATGATTTACTTTTTGTTGAATTGTTGATTCTAGCATAGTTATTTTGTGTGTCGCTCGTGAAGACACAAGCAACGGAGAGTTTTGTTTTAAAATGTCATTTATTAATAATCTCAAAAATACAGAAATGAATTTTGATTTTTTAGGTTTGTAGAGTTGCTTTATAATTCAGGTATATATGACACACTATCCACTTTTATTTGTTTCAAAATTCTTTGTTGAAAAATGGGTTTCAGAGTATTTTTCACTAATAGATGTCCCTCTGAATTCCAATGTCCATCACCTTTTATAAAATACTTTTCTTCAACCTGTTTATAAGTCATTGTCTTCAACTTCTCTTCAAACACAGGAAATAAATTCAATAAAGGAATATTGTTTTTTTGAGAAAAACTTGTCCAGATTTTTAATTGTCTATCATAGTTAGTAATCATACTATTCCAAGGATAGACAGCTATACTTAGTTTAATATTTTTTTCTTTACAAATCTCTACCAACGATTGCATGTGTTGTTCAGATAATTTTACTCCTTCCTTTCCCCAATCTTGATAAACTTCGTCATCATCTAACCAAGCTAATCTATTATTGATATAAAACATCTTCTCATCTGCATTCTGATTCGTAAAAAACTTCTTATAAGTATTAGAAATTAGTCGGAGTAATAAAGAATGGTTTCTGTATATATCAAAAATAGAATTATCAGTTATTATTTTGTAACGATAATAATCTACTGTGCCTGATTTGGGTATATGTATATTGGTACAATTGGGTTGAAAATCTTTATAATGTAATTCATCTTGAATATCAGACGCATCTATAAAAACCCACAGGTAATCAATTTTAATATTTTCCACTTCTGTATAATACTTTATTTTATTGTAATAAATAAGTGGGGAGTATGACATACAGCCAGCATTCCAAATTTCTATTTCTTTGTTGTTTGAAAACTCTTTTCGTATTCGTCCAAAAAAGGTGTTTTCATACCTAACCCCTACTCCTTCTGTAAATGAATCGCCTATAAAAACAACCTGTTTTTTATTTAAATTTTGTTTTACTTCAAACACAGCAGAATCGATAAAACCAAAAGAGTTAGTATAAAAAGGATATTTTATATCTCCCCAAAGAGCTTCTGTGGCTGTGTTTTGTAAAAGACCATGATGAAAACATGGGTGTTGAACTCTATAATAACTTTCTTTACTTACTCGTTCTAACTCTCTTTCATCAAAAAAAGCAAAACCAATTAAATCTATACACAAGATGAAGAATAGAATAATACATACAAAAACACTTTTCGAATTTCGTTTTAAAAACTCTTCAGAAGTAGAAGCGAAATTTCCCCTCAACCTTCTTATCACCTCAAAAACCCAAACTAAGGAAAATAGTATAAAAAATAATTGTACAAATCCTACAAAAACATAAGCATCTAAAAATGTAATTCTTCCATCTCCGTCACCTATCATTAAGTCAATACTATATTGTATTATCCAAAGTAGAGCAGCAAGAAGTAAGAAAGATAAGCTAGGATTTAATTTTCTGAACATTATCATAATTCGTTTAGTGAACTATTAGTTTTAGTTTATACCTCAAAAATACAGAAATGAATTTTGATTTTAATTCTCATAATCCAAAATCTTACGAGTTTCTGTTTCTCTAGTCTTGACAGGAATCACAAAACGAAGCGAGAAAGCATGACGATTCAGATTTGCAATTATTTTATTAAGTCCTTGTGAAGCAAATAAAAATTGATACGAATAAGTTAGATGTAAAGCATTTCCAATTTTACCTGCACTACCGTTTCCAAATAAATCTCTGGGCGAAACTCCCATCAAAATACGTACACCAGGGTTTATTTTATCGCCATCTGTATGGATAGTAGCAGCACCTCCCAAAGCAACCCAAGATTGTGTCCAGCCTGTAAGAGCAAGTCCATAATAATTATTCCAAGGGGAAATTTGAATAGAATCAATTGTTCCTAATGAGTTTTCTCTAAGCTCGTATTCCTCTTTAAAAGAAGTATTAAAAGGTGCAATTTCTCCAGAAAGCGAAACAGCAAAAAATGTTTTTTTCCAGTTCCATTTTGCTTTAGCAATTCCAATTTCTAGCACAGGACTTTTGTAAAAATGAACTCCTCCAACAATTCCCCAACCTACAGTTTCTTTGAAAAGAGAACGAGAATCATAAAACTGACTAACATCACTTGCTTTACACTCTGCATAAACTTCTAAATAGGTATTTCGTTGAGTAATGTCCAAAATCGCCATACTATCGAAGCTACTTTTAGAATTTGGTTGTGAAGAAACACCATAAATTTCATATCTTCTAAGCACTTTACCATTAGTTTTTTTCAAAACAAATGTAGAATCATTTTCAGTTTGCCATGTTCCTTTTTCTGTTCTATCAAAGGCAGAAAAATTATAACTGTTATCTTCTTTTAGTTCTAAAAATTCCTTTTCACAATCTCTAACACTAAAGAGTGTGTCTGATTCATCAATATAAACTTCTATATAATGAGCCAACCCCCATTTTTTACCTATAATATTTTTCATTTTATTCTCTAGCTTTCCTGTTGTTTTATTGGTGGTATCTTGAGCAGCCACAAAGGAAAAAGAATAACTAATTAGTATAAAAACAGCAAAAAATAAAGTGAATTTAATTTTCATTTCTTAAATAATAAAGGCAGATTGAACAAATAGAAAAAGTAAAGATTTAATACAGCAAAAATACTACTCTAATTTAGAATCTGCTCAAAAATTAGAATCTTTCTTTTCTCATTTTATGTAAAACATTACTTTTTCGGAAAAAATCATCTAATAAAAAAATCGAAAGCATCAAAAATTCATAAAAAAAACTACTTTAATAACACTTTAGTCTTCTCTATCGTTAGAGAAAAATAGTATTGAGGTATTCTATAAATATCTATATTCATTTTTTGGGGAAAGCATCAAATTATTTTTTATTTCTATTATTTTTCAATGTCTTATTATGAAATTAACGTATTCGATAAAAAAAATCTTTCTTACAGGTGTTAGTCTTTGTTTTTTAGGAGCTTCTAGTTCTCTTATAGCTCAAAACACGACCAACTCTTTTTCTACATCAACTACTGACTTTTCAAATTCTATTATTCAAAACTCTTCTTTTACTAATTTTTCTTTGAAAGATGGAAAAGAAACAGATATGGATATTTCTCCATGGGAAAAACGAATTGGTATTACAGGAGCTTTTGGAGAAGGTGCAACAAGTATGACTTTAGGGTTTTCTCATCTCTATGGATTGGGTTCGTCTCGCCGTTTTAAGGTGGGATATGGTCTTCGTTTGTCTTCTTTCTTTGGTTCGGATAGAGAGTTTACGGCAGCTCCACCAGATTTAGCTTCTGAAGAAAACCCTCAATCTTTCTTTGTAGAGAACAGCCAAACTAATGCAATCAATTTAGGGCTTTATACTGATTATTCTATTACAGAAAATGTTCTTATTGGTTTTAATATTGATGTAGTAGGGCTTAGTTTTGGAGGAGAAAAAGATGGAATTGTTGTAGAGCCCCTAGTAGGTATCGCAGTTCCTGATACAGCAAAACCAACAGGTTTTAATTTACTTTTAGTAGGAGATAATGATTTGGGAACACTTAATTCTGAATTTTGGATTGGCTATAGAATCGCTTCAAATGTAATGGTAAGAGGAGCATTTTCATAC harbors:
- a CDS encoding phospho-sugar mutase translates to MLESTIQQKVNHWLEGNYDNETKEAIKKLSETDLTDAFYKDLEFGTGGLRGLMGVGTNRVNRYTVGAATQGLSNYLKKSFPNEKEIKVAVAYDSRNNSPEFANVVADVFSANGIKVFLFTAMRPTPELSFTIRHLGCKSGVVLTASHNPKEYNGYKAYWEDGGQVVTPHDKNIIAEVQAIKSVDEIKFERNESLVANIGEGIDKEYLYQILEPLADKKTREVVQRQKDLSIVYTPIHGTGITLVPKALRKLRFENIHVVEEQALADGNFPTVVYPNPEEAEAMTLALKKAKEVDADVVMATDPDADRVGIAVKNKEGEYVLMNGNQTLALLVAYNLEVWKNADKLNGNQMVIKTIVTTELIKEITQKYGVNIYDTLTGFKHIAALIEHKKQENPNEEFILGGEESYGYLIGDEVRDKDGVASCASIALLAAYAKDKGFSLFEWLIEIYKEYGFYLEELVSITKKGQQGAAQIEEMMKTFRENPPKKLAGSNLLSVYDYQNQTILEVQKGTSKPMETDLPKSNVLAFYIEDGSKISMRPSGTEPKIKFYFSVKDNLDKTENYEKVKKELQEKIQKQITDLGIN
- a CDS encoding 7TM diverse intracellular signaling domain-containing protein, coding for MKKIRAKKYKPNLNIKVNLLGFVLMTFVFSASFFNFSFAQPFLKNVNEERLLVLDSLKEEYELDNYFDVFKDINNSYTFEALNPYNFSPYQLHEITEEVPTYWLRLSIKNPHYSTQKLLVPTGFIDSVTLFMEETEGIFSTQIGGSLIPRSERSVKRGGISVSALEIPALSTKTFYFRLHSSTKLSEQDTRYSLRRWFTAYTLDGYEKEFLTARSFHNFFYGAIWVMLIYNLLVFIALRDRQYLFYVVYNFLVFLYIFSNIGQLGELFLMEYPRLDVGIRLFSGILSVFALLMFGKDHLKTIIFSPRWHRFIQFLVYVTLGITVLYFLRFWHLGRVLTTIILPLALISLLFAGFKTYNEGHKNVKYFLWANSFFVIAITIYSLELLLFIDATRYLETVVLASITLQMALFSYGLAATFNQTRKQLIHNKLKQEREKQALIEAKNKELEEKVVERTNDLTEKTILLEEKQVEILSQSEQLQSQADEISHQHKKMTDSIRYAEKIQQAILPSDETLYQTFEKHFVIFRPKDIVSGDFYWTATIQTAAPSILPRRSPIELQRGEVTKKIIAAVDCTGHGVPGAFMSVIGIILFNEIVHLKNTYDSDKILESLHQKIQKALRQEEKANADGMDVALSIVEETNEKDRIVYFTGAKRPLYYADKDNTLQSLQGTRKSIGGIKKKHKPFVCEKIQLQKGAKLYLTSDGLIDQPNAEGKKIGSRKFEETLQKILHLPMEEQYVELMKMLDSHQQDTPQRDDITVIGVEI